A genomic window from Leishmania donovani BPK282A1 complete genome, chromosome 16 includes:
- a CDS encoding U1 small nuclear ribonucleoprotein, putative, whose protein sequence is MRGCVERQVLTSRGTPRIGPRRCIHDKLTCVCTPLRAHRGRVRNPIGLPLSPLVHLQRCTKQNEHETPRTAATTHPLHTHTHISLPIYILWSVMKKRRDCSAKGWRRISGRRCMPRGSALSFRRGRRRLRLVDCTDASRESPKATRATMPSIPHWRWRSRRMRTSPLLMPR, encoded by the coding sequence atgcgcggctgcgtcgagcGTCAAGTGCTCACGAGCCGCGGCACGCCACGCATAGGGCCACGCCGTTGCATCCACGATAAGCTCACTTGCGTGTGCACGCCCCTGCGTGCACACCGAGGGCGAGTGCGGAACCCTATCGGCCTGCCCCTTTCTCCCCTGGTtcacctgcagcggtgcacgaAACAAAACGAGCACGAGACACCACGCACAGCTGCAACCACCCATCcactacacacacacacacacatttcTCTTccaatatatatattatGGAGTGTGATGAAGAAGCGTCGCGACTGCAGCGCAAAAGGGTGGCggcgcatcagcggcaggAGATGCATGCCGCGTGGAAGCGCACTTTCTTTCaggcgaggccgccgccgccttcgatTGGTCGACTGCACCGACGCCAGCAGGGAATCACCAAAGGCCACTCGTGCTACAATGCCTTCAATACCGCactggcgctggcgaagcagGCGGATGAGGACGAGCCCACTCCTGATGCCAAGGTAG